The genomic stretch GAATATAGAGATCACCATGACCCTGGCAATTACGCAGGAGGATCTGGTTTCCTTTCACAGGGGAGGGGTGGTGAGCCAGTATAAGCGGTTTGATGCATGGCTCCACGATTTTGTAACAAAGCTGCCTTCCTACCGGGAAGGAAGCCTCACCTTTACCTATCAGGTAAACTGGAACGGGGTCGTCCGGTTTAAGGATGGATACCGGAAGAATAACCGGTATATCAGGGAGATTTTTCCCAGGCTTTATTACATTGACTCGGAACGGGATTTAAACCAGTTTCAGAATGATCTGCTGCTTTTCCAGGAGGATGACCAGCTCTCAAAGCTAAGGACCCACGTGTGCATGTTTGACAGCGCCAGGGAATGCAACCAGTGCTTTAAATGCATCGGACTCATTAACCAGAAGAAGCCGGAAGAATTGCAGATTTATGAGACGGCTAAGCTGCTGGAATATAAGATGTATCAGCTAAACCTAAATAATTTTGCCGAAAGGGTCAATGACAATTACAGAAAAAACGGCGGCTATGAGGAAATCCATTTTTCCTTAAACTGCAATCCATGTGAATTGTTTAAAGTAACAGCGGAAACTTATCATGTGGAAAGAGGAAAACTAAGCCCTATAAACAACTTGAGCAATGGTATGAAAAGCCTTTACATGCTGTCTCTTTTGGAGACTTATACAGAGGATGAAAAACGGATTCCCAGCATTGTCATCGTAGAGGATCCTGAGATTTTCCTTCATCCCCAGCTTCAGAAAATATCCAGTGAGATCCTTTACCGGTTATCCAAGAAGAATCAGGTGATTTTTACTACTCATTCACCCAGTATGCTGTTTAATTTTACCAGACGCCAGATCAGGCAGGTGGTGCTGGAGCGTGACGGTTATTCTGTTGTCAGGGAAAGAACTGATATAGATGCTATTCTGGACGATTTGGGTTATGGGGCCAACGATCTTCTTGGGGTCAGCTTTGTGTTTATTGTGGAAGGCAAGCAGGATAAGAGCCGTCTGCCGCTGCTGTTGGAAAAATATTATTCGGAAATCTATGATAAGGAGGGAAACTTATCCCGGATCTCCATTATCACCACCAACAGCTGTACCAATATAAAGACGTATGCAAATTTAAAGTATATGAACCAGGTTTATTTAAGGGATCAGTTCCTGATGATCCGGGATGGGGACGGAAAGAACCCTGAGGAGCTGGCAGGCCAGCTTTGCCGGTATTATGATGAACGCAGTCTGGAGGATATCGACAAGCTTCCAAAGGTCACCAGAAAAAATGTGCTTATATTAAAGTACTATTCTTTTGAAAATTATTTCCTGAATCCCAAAATCATGGCAAAGCTTGGAGTGGTGGAAGATGAAGATGCATTCTACCGGACGCTGTTTGATAAATGGAAGGAATACCTTTACCGGTTAAAGAGCGGAAAGCAGTTTGTGGAGGCAGTGGGGAAGGATATGGAATCCCTGGAAGATTTAAAGACCCATATGGAGGAATTTAAGATCTATATGCGGGGGCATAACCTGTATGATATTTTTTATGGGCCATATAAAAAGAAGGAAGGGGAGCTGTTAAAACAATACATTGATCTGGCTCCCCGGGAAGATTTTAGCGATATTTTAGATGCGATTGATAAGTTCGTTTACTTTGAAAGCAGGAAGGCATAGGGAAACGTCTATATTTCGGGATCGATTTCCCAGTCTCTGAAATAGTATTTCATATCCCGCTCGCCGATTTCTCTTATAACACGGCATGGGCTTCCATAGGCTACCACGTTGGCGGGGATATCCCTGGTCACAACACTTCCGGCTCCGATTACGCTGTTTTCACCGATCCGGACGCCTGGAAGGATGATGGCTCCGGCTCCGATCCATACGTTGTCCTCAATGGTAACGGGGACGTTAAACTGGATCTGCCTTTTTCGGATATCGGGGCGGATGGGATGAGCGGCTGTGTCTACCACAACGTTTGGACCGAACATGACGTTATTTCCTATATAGATATCGGCGTCATCCACTAGGGTTAAATTAAAGTTTACATATACGTCATTGCCCATGTGAACGTGACTTCCCCAGTTGGCGTGAAGCGGGGGTTCTATGTAGCAGTTTTTTCCGATTTCGGCAAAAAGCTTTTTTAAGATTTCCTGCCGCTTTTCGCCTTCGGATGGGCGGGTCTGGTTGAAGTCATAGAGGATTTCCAGATAGCTGGTTTGTTCCGCGATCAGGGCATCATCAACACAATTATAGAGTTTTCCGCTTCTCATTTTTTCTTTTAAATCCATGTAAACCTCCTTGGTAAAGGGGCTGTCGGGCAGACAGCCTCTTTTTTCTTTATTATACCTTGCGGATCTTTAAATGTCTATGTGATCAGATGATTGGCGGTTGGCAACGGTATATATGGCTGTTGGGTTAAATGTACCATAAGTCCGCAGTGCAGCTCGCGAAACCTGCGGTTTCGTTCGCTCACGGGCATTCGCCCTATGAAATAGGCCATGAGAAGATTTTCTTATGTGCAAGCACAACGAAAATCTTTTCATGGCCTATCTCGCACTGCTCATTGCAAAAGTGCAAGAAAGTGCTACTACTTGGACAAATAAGCGCACGCTTTTTTCAGGCATGTATATTATAATCAGAATAGAGATCTTTCGAGGAGGTATTAGGATGAAGTATTTGATTGGAATTGATGTGGGGACATCGGCAACAAAGACCGTCCTGTTCGATGAAACGGGCGGTGTGATTGCTTCTGCATCCAGGGAATATCCCCTTTATCAGCCTAAGAATGGCTGGGCGGAGCAGAAGCCGGAAGACTGGAGAGATGCGGTTCTTGATACCCTTTCCCAGGTCATAACGGAGTCAGGAGTTTTAAAAGAGGATGTGAAAGGAATCGGTATCTCAGGCCAGATGCACGGACTTGTGATGCTTGATGAAAAGAATGAGGTGATACGCCCCTCGATTATCTGGTGCGATCAGAGAACCGCAGCCGAAGTGGAAGACATGCTTTCCATTATGCCAAAAGAGCGCTGGATTGAGATTACTGCGAATCCGCCTCTTACCGGCTGGACGGCAGCCAAGATTTTATGGGTAAGGAAGAATGAACCGGAGAACTATAATCGGTGCAGGCACATCCTCCTTCCCAAGGATTATATCCGTTACATATTAACCGGAGTTTTTGCCACTGAGGTTTCCGATGCCAGCGGAATGCAGCTTTTAGATGTTCCCGGAAGATGCTGGTCCGAGGAAGTTTTATATAAGCTGGATATTAATCCAAAGCTTTTGGGAGAGGTTTTTGAATCCTGTGAGGTTACGGGAACACTCCTTCCTGAAATCGCAGAGAGAACCGGCCTTTCGGAGGAGACAAAGGTCGTGGGAGGCGCCGGAGATAATGCGGCAGCTGCAGTCGGAACAGGGGTTGTGAAAGATGGAACTGCCTTTACCACCATAGGAACTTCCGGGGTTGTGTTTGCTCACAGCAGCCAGGTTACCATTGACCCGAAAGGAAGAGTCCATACCTGCTGCTGTGCAGTTCCGGGAGCATGGCATGTCATGGGAGTGACCCAGGGGGCGGGGCTGTCCTTAAAGTGGTTTAAGGATAATTTCTGCCAGGACTATGTGGAAGAAGCAAATAAACAGGGAATTGATGTTTACGATCTCATCAACCGGGACGTAAGCCAGGTGGAAGCAGGAAGCGATAAGCTTATTTACCTTCCATATTTAATGGGGGAGAGAACTCCTCATCTGGACCCGGACTGCCGGGGTGTGTTTTTTGGACTTTCTGCCATCCATACGAGAAAGCATATGCTGCGGGCCGTAATGGAAGGAGTTTCTTATTCTCTCAGCGACTGCAATGATATCCTCAATGAAATGGGGATCCGGGTAGGAGAGATGATGGCATGCGGCGGCGGCGGAAAGAGCCCGGTATGGCGTCAGATGCTGGCGGATATGTATGACTGTCATGTAAAGACCGTGGCTCAGACAGAAGGACCGGCTCTGGGAGCCGCTATTCTGGCAGGAGTTGGTTGCGGTATTTTTGAGAGCGTGGAAGCTGCCTGTGATGCCCTGATCTCTGCGGATAAGACTACAGGACCGGAGGAAAATCAGGCCGGCCTTTATAAGAAATACCATAAGTTATATAAAGAACTGTATGAGGATTTAAAGGGCAGCTATAAGAAACTTGCAGCTTTGTAATTTAAGACAAAGGAAAACAGGAGGGTGAAGATATGCGTTTTTTTATTGATACGGCAAATGTAGAAGAAATCAGATCGGCCAATGAAATGGGGATTATCTGCGGAGTTACCACAAATCCTTCCCTGATTGCAAAGGAAGGGCGTGATTTTAAGCAGGTGATCGGGGAAATCGCATCTATTGTTGACGGACCGATCAGTGGAGAAGTAAAGGCCACCACGACTGATGCGGAAGGCATGATAAAGGAAGGCCGGGAAATCGCGGCGATCCATCCGAACATGGTCGTGAAGATTCCCATGACGGTAGAAGGCTTAAAGGCAGTAAATGTACTGAACGCAGAAAATATCCCAACCAACGTTACCCTGGTGTTTTCCGCTGCCCAGGCGCTTTTGGCAGCAAGAGCCGGAGCCGCCTATGTTTCCCCATTTTTGGGACGTTTGGACGATATCTCCATGCCGGGAATCAATCTTATTGAAGATATTATGGAGATATTCCAGATACACGGGATTGAGACGGAGATCATTGCAGCCAGCGTACGCAATCCGATTCATGTGATCGATTGTGCCAGAGCAGGTGCAGATATTGCAACGGTGCCGTATAAGGTGCTGGTTCAGATGACACAGCACCCGCTCACAGACCAGGGCATTGAAAAATTTAAAAAGGATTATCTGGCTGTATTCGGAGAATAGAAAAGGAGAGGTAAAAACATGGGATTAACAATCAAACCAGTGACAGATCCTGCCTTTCAGACTTATGGGAAAGTGGTTACAGGATATGATGCAGGGGAACTGTTGGAAAAGATGAAGGAGACGCCCCTTCCGGAAGATGTGGTTTATGTTCCTTCCGTAGTAGAATTAGAGGAGTTGGCGGTTTCTAAGGAGATTGAAAAGAAGCTCTATGGCCAGCTGCCCATTCAGGTAGGTTACTGCAACGGCCACAATAAGAAGCTGAATGCGGTGGAATACCACAGAAGTTCAGAGATCAATATTGCTGTGACGGATCTGATCCTGATTTTAGGAAGGCAGCAGGATATTACCCCGGATCATACATACGATTCAGGCAAGATGGAAGCATTCCTCGTGCCGGCAGGAACTGTGATCGAGGTTTATGCCACGACCCTTCATTATGCGCCATGCCATGCGGAGGAAGACGGTTTCCGATGTGTTGTGATCCTGCCAAAGGATACCAATACTGATCTGGAACCGGCAGGAGAAGCAGTGAATGAAGAAGACAGACTGCTGTTTGCTAAGAACAAATGGCTCATTGGACACAAAGAGGGCGGACTTCCGGAACATGCTTATATTGGAATATCAGGAGAAAATCTGTCTATTTGACAAATGCTTAACAATAAAATCAACAGGCATATAATCCAAAGGAACATGCCTGAATAACAACAGGAGGAGTTATAGAATGAATAATATCCCAGAAATAAAAGTAGGAATTGTAGCAGTGAGCAGGGACTGTTTCCCGGAAACGTTATCAGTGAACAGAAGAAAAGCGCTGGTGGAGGCATATAATGCAAAGTATGATGCCGCCAATATTTACGAATGTCCAGTATGTATCGTGGAAAGCGAGATCCATATGGTTCAGGCTCTGGAGGATGTGAAGAAAGCCGGCTGCGATGCACTGGTCGTTTATTTAGGAAACTTCGGACCTGAGATTTCAGAAACCCTTCTTGCAAAGCATTTTGACGGACCGGTTATGTTTATCGCAGCAGCAGAGGAGAGCGGAGATGACTTAACCCAGGGACGCGGGGATGCGTACTGCGGAATGTTAAATGCAAGCTATAACTTAAAGCTTAGAAATATTAAAGCGTACATACCGGAATATCCGGTTGGAACAGCTGAGGAATGCGCCGACATGATCGAGGAATTCCTTCCCATTGCCAGAACTCTGGTAGGACTTTCCCAGTTGAAAATCATAAGCTTCGGCCCGCGCCCCTTAAACTTCCTGGCATGCAATGCCCCGATTAAACAGCTGTATAACCTGGGCGTGGAGATTGAAGAAAACTCGGAGCTGGATTTATTTGAGGCTTTTAATAAGCATGCAAACGATCCAAGGATCCCTGATGTGGTAAAGGATATGGAAAAGGAGCTGGGAGAGGGTAATCAGAAGCCGGAAATTCTTCCAAAGCTTGCTCAGTATGAACTCACCCTGCTGGATTGGGTGGAGGCCCACAAGGGATACCGGAAATATGTAGCCATTGCAGGAAAATGCTGGCCGGCATTCCAGACCCAGTTTGGCTGTGTTCCCTGCTATGTAAACAGCCGTCTGACAGGAATGGGCATCCCGGTTTCCTGTGAAGTGGACATTTACGGAGCTCTCAGTGAATTCATCGGAACTTGCATCAGCATGGACGCCGTAACCCTTCTTGATATTAATAACACGGTTCCTGCCGATATGTATGATGGAGATATTAAGGGTAAGTATGATTATACCCACCAGGATACCTTTATGGGCTTCCATTGCGGAAATACCTGCTCCAGAAAGCTTTCTTCCTGCTCGATGAAATACCAGATGATCATGGCAAGAGCGCTTCCAGAGGAGGTTACTCAGGGAACCCTTGAGGGCGATATCGCTCCTGGTGATATAACATTCTTCCGCCTTCAGAGCACAGCAGACAATTTACTCCGCGCATACGTTGCTCAGGGAGAGGTGCTTCCTGTAGCCACCCGTTCCTTTGGTTCCATCGGAGTTTTCGCCATTCCGGAAATGGGAAGAT from Lacrimispora sphenoides JCM 1415 encodes the following:
- a CDS encoding ATP-dependent nuclease: MQITSVHIKNFKSIRDMEIQNVENALILVGKNNTGKTGVLDAIRAAAGAYKVTEEDFNEKKQNIEITMTLAITQEDLVSFHRGGVVSQYKRFDAWLHDFVTKLPSYREGSLTFTYQVNWNGVVRFKDGYRKNNRYIREIFPRLYYIDSERDLNQFQNDLLLFQEDDQLSKLRTHVCMFDSARECNQCFKCIGLINQKKPEELQIYETAKLLEYKMYQLNLNNFAERVNDNYRKNGGYEEIHFSLNCNPCELFKVTAETYHVERGKLSPINNLSNGMKSLYMLSLLETYTEDEKRIPSIVIVEDPEIFLHPQLQKISSEILYRLSKKNQVIFTTHSPSMLFNFTRRQIRQVVLERDGYSVVRERTDIDAILDDLGYGANDLLGVSFVFIVEGKQDKSRLPLLLEKYYSEIYDKEGNLSRISIITTNSCTNIKTYANLKYMNQVYLRDQFLMIRDGDGKNPEELAGQLCRYYDERSLEDIDKLPKVTRKNVLILKYYSFENYFLNPKIMAKLGVVEDEDAFYRTLFDKWKEYLYRLKSGKQFVEAVGKDMESLEDLKTHMEEFKIYMRGHNLYDIFYGPYKKKEGELLKQYIDLAPREDFSDILDAIDKFVYFESRKA
- a CDS encoding sugar O-acetyltransferase; the encoded protein is MDLKEKMRSGKLYNCVDDALIAEQTSYLEILYDFNQTRPSEGEKRQEILKKLFAEIGKNCYIEPPLHANWGSHVHMGNDVYVNFNLTLVDDADIYIGNNVMFGPNVVVDTAAHPIRPDIRKRQIQFNVPVTIEDNVWIGAGAIILPGVRIGENSVIGAGSVVTRDIPANVVAYGSPCRVIREIGERDMKYYFRDWEIDPEI
- the xylB gene encoding xylulokinase is translated as MKYLIGIDVGTSATKTVLFDETGGVIASASREYPLYQPKNGWAEQKPEDWRDAVLDTLSQVITESGVLKEDVKGIGISGQMHGLVMLDEKNEVIRPSIIWCDQRTAAEVEDMLSIMPKERWIEITANPPLTGWTAAKILWVRKNEPENYNRCRHILLPKDYIRYILTGVFATEVSDASGMQLLDVPGRCWSEEVLYKLDINPKLLGEVFESCEVTGTLLPEIAERTGLSEETKVVGGAGDNAAAAVGTGVVKDGTAFTTIGTSGVVFAHSSQVTIDPKGRVHTCCCAVPGAWHVMGVTQGAGLSLKWFKDNFCQDYVEEANKQGIDVYDLINRDVSQVEAGSDKLIYLPYLMGERTPHLDPDCRGVFFGLSAIHTRKHMLRAVMEGVSYSLSDCNDILNEMGIRVGEMMACGGGGKSPVWRQMLADMYDCHVKTVAQTEGPALGAAILAGVGCGIFESVEAACDALISADKTTGPEENQAGLYKKYHKLYKELYEDLKGSYKKLAAL
- the fsa gene encoding fructose-6-phosphate aldolase, encoding MRFFIDTANVEEIRSANEMGIICGVTTNPSLIAKEGRDFKQVIGEIASIVDGPISGEVKATTTDAEGMIKEGREIAAIHPNMVVKIPMTVEGLKAVNVLNAENIPTNVTLVFSAAQALLAARAGAAYVSPFLGRLDDISMPGINLIEDIMEIFQIHGIETEIIAASVRNPIHVIDCARAGADIATVPYKVLVQMTQHPLTDQGIEKFKKDYLAVFGE
- a CDS encoding DUF4867 family protein is translated as MGLTIKPVTDPAFQTYGKVVTGYDAGELLEKMKETPLPEDVVYVPSVVELEELAVSKEIEKKLYGQLPIQVGYCNGHNKKLNAVEYHRSSEINIAVTDLILILGRQQDITPDHTYDSGKMEAFLVPAGTVIEVYATTLHYAPCHAEEDGFRCVVILPKDTNTDLEPAGEAVNEEDRLLFAKNKWLIGHKEGGLPEHAYIGISGENLSI
- a CDS encoding L-fucose/L-arabinose isomerase family protein, which encodes MNNIPEIKVGIVAVSRDCFPETLSVNRRKALVEAYNAKYDAANIYECPVCIVESEIHMVQALEDVKKAGCDALVVYLGNFGPEISETLLAKHFDGPVMFIAAAEESGDDLTQGRGDAYCGMLNASYNLKLRNIKAYIPEYPVGTAEECADMIEEFLPIARTLVGLSQLKIISFGPRPLNFLACNAPIKQLYNLGVEIEENSELDLFEAFNKHANDPRIPDVVKDMEKELGEGNQKPEILPKLAQYELTLLDWVEAHKGYRKYVAIAGKCWPAFQTQFGCVPCYVNSRLTGMGIPVSCEVDIYGALSEFIGTCISMDAVTLLDINNTVPADMYDGDIKGKYDYTHQDTFMGFHCGNTCSRKLSSCSMKYQMIMARALPEEVTQGTLEGDIAPGDITFFRLQSTADNLLRAYVAQGEVLPVATRSFGSIGVFAIPEMGRFYRHVLIEKNFPHHGAVAFGHYGKAIFEVFKYLGVEEIGFNQPKGMLYKSENPFG